One window from the genome of Pirellulales bacterium encodes:
- a CDS encoding efflux RND transporter permease subunit, which translates to MNPVFFAMKHPITTLMLVVGLVCSGAMALSRMRVDIFPPLNEPRIYVFLQYGGMSPAQMEGLIVNQFELMFQYVDGIKEIESHSIQQVALVKMSFFPGTDMGAAEGEVVAMANRAMSRMPPGTLPPMIMRMDEGSVPVGYLVLTSKTTPLGLVGDIAMNVIRPLVQSNVPGTVATAPFGPNVRTILVNVDPQKLQSYNLTPQDVVNSLMSGNVIVPAGNLYIKDQMPLVPNNALVDDIQEIGKIPLRLGSNLYVRDVSTVEDSTDVNYGYALVDGKKSVYLPIIKKDTASTLTVVADVYKSLQVFKDAVPKDVEVTFQFDESPTVKDAIRSVATEGFIGATLTGLMILIFLRDLRSVIVVVLNIPLALTGSLAGLWLTGNTINIMSLGGMALSIGMLVDEATVSIENIQVQMTKTRRLARAVERGSMQTAVPRLLAMLCILSVFIPAFVMQDPIRSLFMPLALAVGFAMISSYLLSSTLVPIVCVWLLKPHEEHEGGEHAEKKDWFEGLQSRFEKIVTFMVGHRNLIVPAYLIGCGLILGFGGMQLGTELFPQIDSGEFVLRYRPPSGSNFEITRQMGVKILQVMQEDVGPENIDICLGYAGQIAPNFGMNNIVLFMRGPDDGWLRAKFREGGGVKLDAFRERMRKALPEKIVPYMAKLLEGYGVPADVAAKRAQDCIFGFEPGDIVSEVMSFGSPTPIEILVASPNIPEAVKHADKIRAEMAKIPWLRDVQFHESLAYPSVEIDIDREKAGLSGVTAQQVGNAAIVATSSSRFIALNYWQNPKTGFDYQVEVLVPTQRMTSIDQVSTLPIERINNAVNLMVRDVANVRETSMMEQIDRIASQRYVSITANVEGEDMGRAARQVSAAVRAAGEPPRGVRVMTRGQFPPMIDMFEGLGVGLGIAVVVILILLTAYFESPRLAVIALGAVPGVLSGIVIMLLVTGTTLNLESFMGTIMCIGVSVSNSVMLVTFVNEHWRGGMPTVQAAISGAAERLRPIIMTACAMTVGMVPMSLALEAGSQMQAPLGRAVIGGLVCSTFATLLVVPSIFVVVMGRQSPHSISVHPDDPESPHYDPQS; encoded by the coding sequence GTGAATCCCGTCTTTTTCGCGATGAAGCACCCGATCACCACGCTCATGCTGGTGGTGGGCCTGGTGTGCAGCGGGGCGATGGCCTTGAGCCGCATGCGCGTCGACATTTTTCCGCCGCTCAACGAGCCGCGGATCTACGTCTTCTTACAGTACGGCGGCATGAGCCCGGCCCAGATGGAAGGGCTCATCGTCAATCAGTTCGAACTGATGTTCCAGTACGTCGACGGCATCAAGGAAATCGAGTCGCACAGCATTCAGCAAGTGGCGCTCGTGAAGATGTCGTTCTTTCCGGGCACCGACATGGGCGCCGCCGAAGGCGAAGTCGTCGCCATGGCCAACCGCGCCATGTCGCGCATGCCGCCGGGCACATTGCCCCCCATGATCATGCGCATGGACGAAGGTAGCGTGCCGGTGGGCTACCTCGTGCTGACCAGCAAGACGACACCCTTGGGATTGGTCGGCGACATCGCGATGAACGTCATCCGCCCGCTCGTGCAATCGAACGTGCCGGGCACCGTGGCCACCGCGCCGTTCGGCCCGAACGTCCGCACGATCCTGGTCAACGTCGACCCGCAGAAGCTGCAGAGCTACAACCTGACGCCGCAGGATGTGGTCAATTCGCTCATGTCGGGCAACGTGATCGTGCCGGCCGGCAACTTGTACATCAAGGACCAGATGCCGCTGGTGCCCAATAACGCGTTGGTGGACGACATTCAGGAGATCGGCAAGATCCCGCTACGGCTGGGGTCGAATCTTTACGTCCGCGACGTTTCGACGGTCGAGGATTCGACCGACGTCAATTACGGCTACGCGCTCGTCGATGGCAAGAAATCGGTCTACTTGCCCATCATCAAGAAGGACACCGCTTCGACGTTGACGGTCGTGGCCGACGTCTACAAGTCGTTGCAGGTGTTCAAGGATGCCGTGCCCAAGGACGTCGAAGTCACGTTCCAATTCGACGAATCGCCGACCGTGAAAGACGCCATCCGCAGCGTCGCCACCGAAGGCTTTATCGGCGCCACGCTCACGGGCTTGATGATTCTTATCTTTCTGCGCGATCTGCGCAGTGTGATCGTGGTGGTGCTCAATATTCCGCTCGCGCTCACCGGCTCTTTGGCCGGGCTGTGGCTCACGGGAAACACGATCAACATCATGTCGCTGGGCGGGATGGCGCTGTCGATCGGCATGCTGGTCGACGAGGCCACGGTCTCGATCGAAAACATCCAGGTCCAAATGACCAAAACCCGCCGGCTCGCCCGGGCGGTCGAGCGCGGCAGTATGCAAACGGCCGTGCCTCGTTTGTTGGCGATGCTGTGCATTCTGTCGGTCTTCATCCCGGCCTTCGTGATGCAGGACCCGATCAGGTCGCTGTTCATGCCTTTGGCGCTGGCCGTCGGCTTTGCGATGATCTCGTCGTATTTGCTGTCGAGCACGCTGGTGCCGATCGTGTGCGTGTGGCTCTTGAAGCCGCATGAAGAGCACGAGGGAGGCGAACACGCCGAAAAGAAAGATTGGTTCGAGGGGCTGCAATCGCGCTTCGAAAAGATCGTCACGTTCATGGTCGGCCATCGCAACCTGATCGTGCCGGCCTATTTGATCGGCTGCGGGTTGATCCTGGGCTTCGGCGGCATGCAACTCGGCACCGAGCTGTTTCCGCAGATTGACTCCGGCGAATTCGTGTTACGCTACCGGCCGCCGTCGGGCTCGAATTTCGAGATCACGCGGCAAATGGGCGTGAAAATCCTGCAGGTCATGCAAGAGGACGTCGGGCCCGAGAACATCGACATCTGCCTGGGCTATGCCGGGCAGATCGCGCCGAACTTCGGTATGAACAACATCGTGCTCTTCATGCGCGGACCTGACGACGGCTGGCTGCGCGCCAAGTTCCGCGAAGGGGGCGGCGTCAAGCTCGATGCCTTTCGCGAGCGCATGCGCAAGGCCCTGCCCGAAAAGATCGTCCCCTACATGGCCAAGCTCCTGGAGGGGTACGGCGTGCCGGCCGACGTGGCCGCCAAGCGGGCCCAGGACTGTATCTTCGGCTTCGAACCCGGAGATATCGTCAGCGAAGTCATGAGCTTCGGATCGCCGACGCCAATTGAAATTCTGGTGGCGAGCCCGAACATTCCCGAAGCCGTCAAGCACGCCGATAAAATCCGGGCCGAAATGGCCAAGATTCCCTGGCTGCGCGACGTGCAATTCCATGAATCTCTCGCTTATCCCTCGGTGGAAATCGACATCGATCGCGAGAAGGCCGGTCTGTCCGGCGTGACCGCGCAGCAGGTCGGCAACGCGGCCATCGTGGCCACGTCGAGCAGCCGCTTCATCGCGCTCAACTATTGGCAGAATCCCAAGACGGGCTTCGACTACCAGGTCGAAGTGCTCGTGCCCACGCAGCGCATGACCTCGATCGATCAGGTGTCGACGCTGCCGATCGAGCGGATCAACAACGCCGTGAACCTGATGGTGCGTGACGTGGCCAACGTGCGCGAGACGAGCATGATGGAGCAGATCGACCGTATCGCCTCGCAGCGATACGTCAGCATCACGGCCAACGTCGAAGGCGAAGACATGGGACGCGCCGCGCGGCAAGTGTCGGCCGCTGTTCGGGCGGCTGGCGAACCGCCGCGTGGTGTCCGCGTTATGACGCGCGGCCAGTTTCCGCCCATGATCGACATGTTCGAAGGCTTGGGCGTCGGTCTGGGCATCGCGGTGGTGGTGATCTTGATCCTGTTGACGGCCTACTTCGAATCGCCGCGGCTTGCCGTGATCGCCCTCGGCGCCGTGCCCGGCGTGCTTTCGGGCATCGTGATCATGCTGCTCGTGACCGGCACCACGCTCAACCTGGAATCGTTCATGGGAACGATCATGTGCATCGGCGTTTCGGTATCGAACTCCGTGATGCTCGTGACGTTCGTCAACGAACATTGGCGCGGCGGCATGCCGACCGTGCAAGCCGCCATTAGCGGCGCCGCCGAGCGATTGCGGCCGATCATCATGACCGCCTGCGCCATGACGGTGGGCATGGTGCCCATGTCGCTCGCGCTCGAGGCGGGAAGCCAGATGCAGGCGCCGCTGGGCCGGGCCGTGATCGGCGGTCTGGTGTGCTCGACCTTTGCCACGCTTTTGGTGGTGCCCTCGATCTTCGTGGTCGTGATGGGGCGCCAATCGCCGCATTCCATCTCGGTTCATCCCGATGATCCAGAAAGTCCGCACTATGATCCACAAAGTTAA
- a CDS encoding efflux RND transporter periplasmic adaptor subunit: MIHKVNVAPTERDNGGRYGVLVALAVLLAALPAGCGRHKTVEAEAVSDAPTVRLVKAARRDLVRSVGQPSFIDSYEQTAVYAKLPGYILKWNVDIGDRIKQGELLATLFIPELEQELNLKKAQVTMDTALVAQANRLVEVAAGNLKAAQATVVQNTADVGKYQALVKRWDSEVGRQVAMVDERVLDQQILGESRRQLESSQAAKDAADAAVKTAQATELAREADLEKSKVDVEVATARLEVAKADEERVAALYSYTRLTAPYQSIVVLRNANTGDFVLPATGDPSASNRAPDQSATRASPIYVLARTDVVRVYVDVPESEANYIVSEVDKKAGDPREVTKATVRVAAFQNDDIPATVTRSSWALNMRSRTLRAEIDLHNPDAKLLPGMYAYGNVTIERPQALALPQTTVAELGNQICCFLYVDGKSIKTPVQTGLRADGWIEVLKKQEKGAWVDFAPEDQVIDADLSELVDGGAVKIAPAVK, translated from the coding sequence ATGATCCACAAAGTTAACGTCGCACCTACCGAACGCGATAACGGCGGCCGCTACGGCGTGCTCGTCGCGCTGGCCGTGCTGCTGGCAGCACTTCCCGCGGGCTGCGGCCGGCATAAGACGGTCGAAGCCGAGGCAGTTTCCGACGCGCCAACCGTGCGGCTCGTCAAGGCCGCGCGCCGCGATCTGGTGCGGTCCGTCGGGCAGCCATCATTCATCGATTCCTATGAACAGACCGCGGTGTACGCCAAGCTGCCGGGCTACATCCTGAAATGGAACGTCGATATCGGCGACCGCATCAAGCAAGGCGAGCTGCTGGCGACGCTCTTCATTCCCGAGCTCGAACAGGAACTGAATCTGAAAAAAGCCCAGGTGACGATGGACACCGCGCTTGTGGCGCAGGCCAATCGCCTGGTGGAAGTGGCCGCGGGCAATCTGAAGGCCGCGCAGGCAACGGTCGTGCAAAACACGGCAGACGTCGGCAAGTACCAGGCCCTGGTCAAGCGCTGGGATTCGGAAGTCGGCCGGCAAGTGGCGATGGTCGACGAGCGCGTGCTCGACCAGCAGATTCTAGGTGAATCGCGCCGCCAGCTCGAATCGAGCCAGGCCGCGAAAGACGCGGCCGACGCGGCCGTGAAAACGGCCCAGGCCACGGAGCTGGCGCGCGAAGCCGATCTGGAAAAATCCAAAGTCGACGTCGAAGTAGCGACCGCCCGGCTCGAAGTCGCCAAGGCCGACGAGGAACGTGTTGCCGCTCTATACAGCTATACGCGGCTGACAGCCCCCTATCAAAGCATCGTGGTATTGCGCAACGCCAACACGGGTGACTTCGTGCTGCCGGCGACGGGCGATCCTTCGGCCTCGAATCGAGCGCCTGATCAGTCGGCCACGCGTGCCTCGCCGATCTACGTGCTGGCTCGGACCGACGTCGTGCGCGTGTACGTCGACGTGCCCGAGTCCGAGGCGAACTATATCGTCAGCGAAGTCGACAAAAAGGCAGGCGATCCGCGCGAAGTGACCAAGGCCACGGTCCGCGTCGCGGCCTTCCAGAACGACGATATCCCGGCAACCGTGACGCGCAGCTCGTGGGCCCTGAATATGAGGAGCCGTACGCTGCGGGCGGAAATTGACTTGCACAACCCTGACGCAAAATTGCTGCCCGGCATGTACGCCTACGGCAACGTGACGATCGAGCGTCCCCAAGCGCTGGCCTTACCGCAAACGACCGTGGCCGAGCTCGGCAACCAGATTTGCTGTTTTCTGTACGTCGATGGCAAGTCGATTAAAACGCCCGTGCAGACGGGCTTACGCGCTGACGGCTGGATCGAAGTGCTGAAGAAGCAGGAGAAGGGTGCGTGGGTCGACTTCGCGCCCGAAGACCAGGTGATCGACGCGGACCTCAGCGAGTTGGTCGACGGCGGCGCAGTGAAAATCGCGCCGGCCGTGAAGTGA
- a CDS encoding alpha/beta hydrolase encodes MRKLFLALLVSIASLVAGAAPSLAAGYAFDRQQDVIYGRKFGTALTMDVFTPKEKPNGAGVILVMSGGWVSSKDQIQPIFVFDMMKRGYTVFAVVHGSQPKFTIPEMVADLHRAVRYIRTNADDFQIDPNRIGISGASAGGHLSLMMGCAGETGNPKAKDPVDRASSRVQAVACFFPPTDFLNYGKMGEKVLGIEPNHQFKAPFDFHEQEAGSKLFKPVDLETREKICKEISPIYHVTKDDAPVLIIHGDADELVPLQQSEIIIDRLKEAGVPAELIVKKGGGHGWATILADFVTLGDWFDKYLPAPSAAKAEAQAAAKPAAE; translated from the coding sequence ATGAGGAAGTTGTTCCTGGCTCTGCTCGTATCGATCGCTAGCCTGGTCGCCGGTGCGGCCCCCAGCCTGGCCGCTGGTTACGCTTTTGATCGTCAGCAGGATGTGATCTACGGGCGCAAGTTCGGCACCGCTCTGACGATGGACGTGTTCACGCCCAAGGAGAAGCCGAACGGCGCCGGGGTGATCCTGGTGATGAGCGGCGGCTGGGTGTCGAGCAAAGATCAGATCCAGCCGATCTTCGTCTTCGACATGATGAAGCGGGGGTACACCGTCTTTGCCGTGGTGCATGGCAGCCAGCCGAAATTCACGATTCCGGAGATGGTCGCCGACCTGCACCGCGCGGTGCGCTACATCCGCACCAACGCCGATGACTTCCAAATCGATCCGAATCGCATCGGCATCAGCGGCGCCTCGGCGGGCGGCCATTTGTCGCTGATGATGGGGTGCGCCGGTGAAACAGGTAATCCCAAAGCCAAAGATCCCGTCGATCGCGCCTCGAGCCGGGTGCAGGCCGTGGCCTGCTTCTTTCCGCCTACTGATTTCTTGAACTACGGCAAGATGGGCGAAAAGGTCCTGGGGATCGAGCCGAATCATCAATTCAAGGCGCCGTTTGACTTTCACGAGCAGGAGGCTGGCAGCAAGCTGTTCAAGCCCGTCGATCTGGAGACGCGCGAAAAGATCTGCAAAGAGATTTCGCCGATCTATCACGTCACGAAAGACGACGCACCGGTGCTGATCATCCACGGCGATGCCGATGAACTGGTGCCGCTGCAGCAATCCGAGATCATCATCGACCGGCTCAAGGAAGCCGGCGTGCCGGCCGAACTGATCGTGAAAAAGGGGGGCGGCCACGGCTGGGCCACGATCCTGGCCGACTTCGTCACGCTGGGCGACTGGTTCGACAAGTACTTGCCGGCGCCGTCGGCCGCCAAGGCCGAAGCTCAGGCGGCTGCTAAGCCGGCGGCGGAGTAA
- a CDS encoding PhzF family phenazine biosynthesis protein: MAIPVFQVDAFTNRVFGGNPAAICPLDEWLPDATLQAIAAEHNLSETAYLRRSSPGVYDLRWFTPAVEVDLCGHATLASALVVFDHLEPWLNEVGFDTRSGRLLVRRADGRLLMDFPSRKPVPCEEPVFLIEGLGLRPQQVLKASDYVAVYATEEEVRSLEPDMRLLKELPSRGVIVTAPGREVDFVSRFFAPQSGIDEDPVTGSAHSTLIPYWSERLQKSQLHALQVSRRQGELWCADRGERVEISGQAVLYSRGTILI; the protein is encoded by the coding sequence ATGGCGATTCCCGTTTTTCAGGTGGACGCTTTTACGAACCGTGTGTTCGGCGGCAATCCGGCCGCCATTTGCCCGCTCGACGAGTGGCTTCCCGATGCCACCTTGCAGGCGATCGCGGCGGAGCACAATCTTTCGGAGACCGCCTATCTGCGCCGCTCGTCCCCAGGCGTTTACGATCTCCGCTGGTTTACGCCCGCCGTCGAGGTCGATCTGTGCGGGCATGCCACGCTGGCCTCGGCCCTGGTCGTGTTTGATCATCTTGAGCCGTGGTTGAACGAGGTGGGTTTCGACACGCGCAGCGGACGCTTGCTCGTGCGCCGCGCGGACGGCCGTTTGTTAATGGACTTCCCCTCCCGCAAGCCGGTCCCCTGCGAGGAGCCCGTGTTTCTGATCGAGGGATTGGGTTTGCGACCGCAACAGGTGCTGAAGGCGAGCGATTACGTCGCCGTGTATGCGACCGAAGAGGAAGTGCGCTCGCTCGAGCCGGACATGCGCTTGCTGAAAGAATTGCCGAGCCGGGGCGTTATCGTCACGGCGCCCGGCAGGGAGGTCGATTTCGTTTCACGCTTCTTCGCTCCGCAGTCCGGCATCGACGAAGATCCGGTCACGGGCTCGGCGCATTCCACGCTCATTCCGTATTGGTCGGAACGATTGCAGAAGTCGCAGTTGCATGCTCTGCAAGTGTCGCGTCGCCAAGGGGAACTGTGGTGCGCGGATCGCGGCGAACGCGTCGAGATCTCCGGACAAGCAGTGCTTTACTCGCGCGGCACGATTCTCATCTAG
- a CDS encoding SRPBCC domain-containing protein, with product MPSPKAVFGGEEMFRASPERLYAQLTDLDRMAKMLPDVVSTERVDDHSLRAVVRPGFSFLRGTMRLFIALADLAPPTAAGMNVTAEGIGVSMRVASTLRIAAEGAGSKLTWEARLEEVKGLAAALSPGLIKAAADQVIRHAWQQVRAELGE from the coding sequence ATGCCCAGTCCCAAAGCAGTATTCGGCGGCGAAGAGATGTTTCGCGCATCGCCCGAGCGGCTTTACGCCCAGCTCACCGATCTCGATCGCATGGCGAAGATGCTGCCGGACGTGGTATCGACCGAGCGCGTGGATGATCATTCGCTGCGCGCCGTGGTACGGCCGGGCTTTTCTTTCTTGCGCGGGACCATGCGATTATTCATTGCGCTGGCCGATCTGGCACCGCCGACGGCGGCCGGAATGAATGTCACGGCCGAGGGGATCGGCGTCTCGATGCGCGTGGCTTCGACATTGCGGATCGCCGCCGAGGGCGCGGGCTCGAAGCTGACCTGGGAAGCGCGGCTGGAAGAAGTGAAGGGGCTGGCCGCCGCACTCAGTCCCGGTTTGATCAAGGCCGCCGCGGACCAGGTCATCCGACACGCCTGGCAGCAAGTACGGGCCGAACTCGGCGAATAG
- a CDS encoding acyl-CoA dehydrogenase family protein — translation MTPEASEKLLADVDAYCQELRPSEELCYLEHRFNEQTIELAKKYKILGMPVPVEYGGRGADSLTYARALARIGREGTGVRTFFSGQTSIGQHPILRYGNADQHRRYLAPSSRGDMILAFGLTEPDAGSNPLEMTTTYRRDGNRFLLNGVKYLISNGGIANAVVAFGYPEGKTGKERRMSAFIVDTAGATFEAEDLHAKPGMFTANTGMFQMTDHPVPAENLLGEEGNGFRVAMGTLVSGRLSVAAGCLGVIEDCLAEALDYARTRVQHGKPIGKHQLVQEHIAQIEMVRAASDALVERAAVAKAASDADYSDAALASRADFLVAEAKFFATNAAWDAADRAVQIFGGRGWSELYRVGRHLQDVRVCRIYEGTDEIMKLKIASALLGKEFAAFS, via the coding sequence ATGACACCCGAGGCAAGCGAAAAACTATTGGCCGACGTCGACGCCTATTGCCAGGAGCTGCGTCCCAGCGAAGAGCTGTGTTACCTGGAGCACCGCTTCAACGAGCAGACGATCGAGCTGGCCAAGAAGTACAAGATCCTCGGCATGCCGGTGCCGGTCGAGTACGGTGGCCGCGGGGCCGACTCGCTGACCTATGCCAGGGCGCTTGCACGCATCGGGCGCGAAGGAACGGGCGTGCGCACGTTCTTTTCCGGTCAGACGTCGATCGGCCAACACCCGATCCTGCGTTACGGCAATGCCGATCAGCATCGTCGCTACCTCGCGCCCTCGTCGCGCGGCGATATGATCCTGGCCTTCGGGCTGACCGAGCCCGACGCCGGCAGTAATCCGCTGGAGATGACCACCACCTATCGGCGCGACGGCAATCGCTTCCTGCTCAACGGCGTGAAGTATCTGATCTCCAACGGCGGCATTGCCAACGCCGTGGTGGCGTTCGGATATCCCGAGGGCAAGACCGGCAAAGAGCGCCGCATGAGCGCGTTCATCGTCGACACCGCCGGCGCCACCTTCGAAGCCGAGGATTTGCACGCCAAGCCCGGCATGTTCACCGCGAACACGGGCATGTTCCAGATGACCGATCATCCCGTGCCCGCCGAGAATCTGTTGGGCGAAGAGGGAAACGGCTTCCGCGTTGCCATGGGAACGCTCGTCTCGGGACGGTTAAGCGTGGCGGCGGGCTGCCTGGGCGTGATCGAGGACTGCCTTGCCGAGGCGCTCGACTACGCCCGCACGCGCGTGCAGCACGGCAAGCCGATCGGCAAACACCAGCTCGTGCAGGAACACATCGCGCAGATCGAAATGGTTCGCGCCGCGAGCGACGCCCTGGTCGAACGCGCGGCCGTGGCCAAGGCAGCCAGCGACGCTGATTACAGTGACGCGGCCCTGGCCTCGCGCGCGGATTTCCTGGTGGCCGAAGCGAAGTTTTTTGCCACCAACGCCGCCTGGGATGCGGCCGATCGAGCCGTGCAAATCTTCGGCGGCCGCGGCTGGTCCGAGCTCTATCGAGTGGGCCGGCACCTGCAAGATGTGCGCGTTTGCCGCATCTACGAGGGGACCGACGAGATCATGAAACTGAAGATTGCGTCGGCATTGCTCGGCAAGGAATTTGCCGCCTTCTCGTAA
- a CDS encoding histone deacetylase, producing MTQDRLTTTGKKMTLLYYDPRFLDHRTGAHPERPQRLEQIVAHLTRTGLKGRCATTAWEPVSDDSLRLVHSLDYAQELSRFAQAGGGHIETDTVVCAQSYDVARLAAGAAADAVRRVVAGQDRNALCLVRPPGHHALVDAPMGFCLFNNVAVAAAVATRELGLDRVMVVDWDVHHGNGTQDMFWADPRVAFLSIHRWPFYPGTGWKDETGTGDALGTTLNLPMEFGLSRKEYIRCFCDALERFASRTQPQLVLVSAGFDSHAEDPVGSLGLEIEDFEPLSDAVLDVADTYAGGRLVSVLEGGYNPGILAGCVEVHLRRLLDRPHR from the coding sequence TTGACCCAGGATCGGCTGACCACGACGGGCAAAAAGATGACGCTGCTCTATTACGATCCGCGGTTTCTCGACCACAGGACCGGCGCGCATCCTGAACGCCCTCAACGGCTTGAACAGATTGTCGCGCATCTGACTCGGACCGGGTTGAAGGGTCGGTGCGCGACGACCGCTTGGGAGCCGGTTTCGGACGACTCGCTACGACTGGTCCATTCGTTGGATTACGCCCAGGAGCTGTCTCGCTTTGCCCAGGCCGGCGGAGGTCACATCGAGACCGACACGGTCGTGTGCGCGCAAAGCTATGATGTCGCCCGATTGGCAGCAGGCGCGGCAGCCGACGCCGTGCGGCGTGTCGTGGCGGGCCAGGACCGGAACGCTCTCTGCCTGGTGCGGCCGCCCGGGCATCACGCCTTGGTCGACGCGCCGATGGGTTTCTGCCTGTTCAACAACGTGGCCGTCGCGGCGGCGGTGGCCACGCGCGAGCTGGGCTTGGATCGCGTCATGGTCGTCGACTGGGACGTCCATCACGGCAACGGCACCCAGGACATGTTCTGGGCGGATCCGCGGGTTGCGTTCCTGTCGATTCACCGCTGGCCGTTTTATCCCGGCACTGGCTGGAAGGATGAAACCGGCACCGGCGACGCGCTGGGCACCACTTTGAACTTGCCGATGGAATTCGGTTTGTCGCGCAAGGAATACATCCGCTGCTTCTGTGACGCGTTGGAGCGCTTTGCCTCTCGCACGCAGCCACAATTGGTGCTGGTGAGCGCCGGTTTCGATAGCCATGCCGAGGATCCCGTCGGGTCGCTAGGTCTGGAGATCGAAGATTTCGAACCGCTCTCGGATGCCGTACTCGACGTTGCCGACACGTACGCCGGCGGGCGCCTGGTTAGTGTCTTGGAAGGGGGCTATAACCCCGGTATCCTGGCTGGCTGCGTGGAAGTTCACCTGCGACGTTTACTCGATCGGCCCCACAGGTAG